One Burkholderia thailandensis E264 genomic window carries:
- a CDS encoding chemotaxis protein CheW — translation MLFLLFHLDGERYALDAAEIAEVLPLSATKAIPGAPAWAAGILMHRGEPVPVIDVPRLALGRPAQPLRSTRLVLVRYRLPASAEPAFAPPRARLLGLIVERATQTARIARDAFRDSGLATPHARWLGPIASDADGVVQWVAVQHIVDGDARALLFDYAASLDSHGAPAGGGR, via the coding sequence GATGCGGCGGAGATCGCCGAAGTGCTGCCGCTCTCCGCGACGAAGGCGATTCCCGGCGCGCCCGCGTGGGCAGCCGGAATCCTGATGCATCGCGGCGAGCCGGTGCCGGTGATCGACGTGCCTCGGCTCGCGCTCGGCCGTCCCGCGCAGCCGCTGCGCTCGACGCGGCTCGTGCTCGTGCGTTACCGGCTGCCCGCGTCCGCCGAGCCGGCGTTCGCGCCGCCGCGCGCGCGCCTGCTCGGGCTCATCGTCGAACGCGCGACGCAGACGGCGCGGATCGCGCGCGATGCGTTCCGCGACAGCGGGCTCGCGACTCCGCACGCGCGCTGGCTCGGACCGATCGCGAGCGATGCGGACGGCGTCGTGCAGTGGGTCGCGGTGCAGCACATCGTCGACGGCGACGCGCGCGCGTTGCTGTTCGACTACGCGGCGTCGCTCGATTCGCACGGCGCACCGGCGGGAGGCGGGCGATGA
- a CDS encoding CheR family methyltransferase, with product MNVFDPRFHAWLSRETGIDPASLGNDFVARALAERIAATQPGAGDGAAAPAGRPQQSITDEALDAYWQRLNASADERRALIELFVVPETWFFREREAFGALARLGAQRLFAQPARVLRILSAPCSTGEEPYSAAMALLDAGIDPARFEIDALDISARAIAHAQRARYGRNSFRGHALGFRDRHFKAAADGWVLDERVRACVRFRQENLLDLLGRAGEPYDFVFCRNVLIYFDRDAQDRVVRIVEERLDERGILFVGPAETGVVMRQGLASAQIPLAFAFRKPAADAATRPGASGIGAQAAGGAWRGAAAGVAASAGGAGSAGDDRTPAIGGTLRAIAHEWFFDAGWPTPEPIARAIDGAPHAFESFAAPSVSPPGATRGASSEPRAQAGEAGQPAAGVFARAPGATEPGGEAFARARDAGGPAAAPRANAFDSGWTAAGAFSRAPGAERARAGSFAPAIDGVPPAAEPFADAAGLARPAFDALPGAAADAGRLASMALARDAGAAPRASASLAHTFDTAWSAPARGAAASGIAQPTFSSRALGATALAGVAETDAATDAASRAAGDAPLDAARRLADAGALDAAQQAVHASIEQAGPSADAFYLLGLIADARGQGDEATHCYRKALYLEPSHYEALTHLATLLDIAGDRDGAQWLMQRARRAAQYESAASVTDTDDGEPRGTHGTRRR from the coding sequence ATGAACGTCTTCGATCCGCGCTTTCATGCGTGGCTGTCGCGCGAGACCGGCATCGATCCCGCGTCGCTCGGCAACGATTTCGTCGCGCGCGCGCTCGCCGAGCGGATCGCCGCGACGCAGCCCGGCGCGGGCGACGGCGCGGCCGCGCCGGCGGGCCGCCCGCAGCAGTCGATCACCGACGAGGCGCTCGACGCGTACTGGCAACGCCTGAACGCATCGGCCGACGAGCGGCGCGCGCTGATCGAACTGTTCGTTGTGCCGGAGACGTGGTTCTTCCGCGAGCGGGAGGCGTTCGGCGCGCTCGCGCGGCTCGGCGCGCAGCGCCTCTTCGCTCAACCCGCGCGCGTGCTGAGAATCCTGAGCGCGCCGTGCTCGACGGGCGAGGAGCCGTATTCGGCGGCGATGGCGCTGCTCGACGCAGGCATCGATCCGGCACGCTTCGAGATCGACGCGCTCGACATCAGCGCTCGCGCGATCGCGCATGCCCAGCGCGCGCGCTACGGGCGCAACTCGTTTCGCGGCCACGCGCTCGGCTTTCGCGACCGGCATTTCAAGGCGGCGGCCGACGGCTGGGTGCTCGACGAGCGGGTGCGCGCGTGCGTGCGGTTCCGGCAGGAGAATCTGCTCGACCTGCTCGGCCGCGCCGGCGAGCCGTACGACTTCGTGTTCTGCCGCAATGTGCTGATCTACTTCGATCGGGACGCGCAGGATCGCGTCGTGAGGATCGTCGAGGAGCGGCTCGACGAGCGCGGCATCCTGTTCGTCGGGCCGGCCGAGACGGGCGTCGTGATGCGGCAGGGGCTCGCGTCCGCGCAGATTCCGCTCGCGTTCGCGTTTCGCAAGCCGGCCGCCGATGCGGCGACGCGGCCCGGCGCGAGCGGCATCGGCGCGCAGGCGGCGGGCGGCGCGTGGCGCGGCGCGGCGGCGGGCGTCGCGGCGAGTGCCGGCGGCGCGGGAAGTGCGGGCGACGATCGCACGCCGGCGATCGGCGGCACGCTGCGCGCGATTGCTCACGAGTGGTTCTTCGACGCCGGCTGGCCGACGCCCGAGCCGATCGCGCGCGCGATCGACGGCGCGCCGCACGCGTTCGAATCGTTCGCCGCGCCGTCGGTGTCCCCGCCGGGTGCGACGCGCGGCGCGTCGTCCGAGCCGCGCGCGCAAGCGGGCGAGGCCGGTCAGCCCGCGGCAGGCGTATTCGCGCGCGCGCCGGGCGCAACGGAGCCCGGCGGCGAAGCGTTCGCGCGTGCCCGCGACGCGGGAGGTCCGGCGGCCGCGCCGCGCGCGAACGCATTCGATTCGGGCTGGACGGCGGCCGGTGCGTTTTCGCGCGCACCCGGCGCCGAGCGCGCGCGGGCCGGCTCGTTCGCACCGGCGATCGACGGTGTGCCGCCCGCGGCCGAGCCGTTCGCGGATGCCGCGGGCCTCGCGCGTCCGGCATTCGATGCGCTGCCCGGCGCGGCGGCCGATGCCGGCCGGCTCGCATCAATGGCGCTCGCGCGCGATGCCGGCGCGGCGCCCCGCGCGTCCGCATCGCTCGCGCACACGTTCGACACCGCGTGGTCCGCGCCCGCGCGGGGCGCGGCCGCGTCCGGCATCGCGCAGCCGACGTTTTCGTCGCGCGCGTTGGGCGCCACCGCGCTCGCGGGCGTGGCCGAGACCGACGCCGCGACCGACGCCGCGTCACGCGCGGCCGGCGATGCGCCGCTCGACGCCGCCCGCCGCCTCGCCGACGCCGGCGCGCTCGACGCCGCGCAGCAGGCGGTGCACGCGTCGATCGAACAGGCCGGCCCGAGCGCAGACGCGTTCTACCTGCTCGGCCTGATCGCGGATGCGCGAGGCCAAGGCGACGAAGCGACGCACTGCTATCGGAAGGCGCTGTACCTCGAGCCGTCGCATTACGAAGCGCTGACGCATTTGGCGACGTTGCTCGACATCGCGGGCGATCGCGACGGCGCACAATGGCTGATGCAACGGGCCCGACGCGCGGCCCAGTACGAATCGGCCGCATCCGTGACCGACACGGATGACGGCGAACCGAGAGGAACCCATGGAACGCGACGTCGTTGA
- a CDS encoding chemotaxis protein CheW produces the protein MERDVVERPKIAFDIDACWNRIGTRGDRSCERLDTCQRCLNCPVFERHAALLLDRPLTDADLADAARLAAERALRANPAPAARDGEAETVHSALAFRVADEWLALPIRVLREITDTRSIHPLPHRRNRAVLGIVNVRGMLRVAVSLAELLSLDARADRAAPRTSFTRMLVVAHRGDPVVFPVDEVEGVLRFTPADWMPVPATVARAGAVHSRGVFAWRGKTIGLLDEERLFDSLTRSLR, from the coding sequence ATGGAACGCGACGTCGTTGAGCGACCGAAGATCGCATTCGACATCGACGCGTGCTGGAATCGCATCGGCACGCGCGGCGACCGTTCGTGCGAGCGGCTCGACACCTGTCAACGCTGCCTGAACTGCCCGGTCTTCGAGCGGCACGCGGCGCTGCTGCTCGACCGCCCGCTGACCGATGCGGATCTCGCGGACGCGGCGCGTCTTGCCGCCGAGCGCGCGCTGCGCGCGAACCCGGCGCCGGCGGCGCGCGACGGCGAGGCCGAGACCGTTCATTCGGCGCTCGCGTTTCGCGTCGCCGACGAATGGCTCGCGCTGCCGATTCGCGTGCTGCGCGAGATCACCGACACGCGCTCGATCCATCCGCTGCCGCATCGGCGCAACCGCGCGGTGCTCGGCATCGTCAACGTGCGCGGGATGCTGCGCGTCGCGGTGTCGCTCGCCGAGCTGCTGAGCCTCGATGCGCGCGCCGATCGCGCCGCGCCGCGCACGAGCTTCACGCGCATGCTCGTCGTCGCGCATCGCGGCGATCCGGTCGTGTTTCCGGTCGACGAAGTGGAAGGCGTGCTGCGCTTCACGCCCGCCGACTGGATGCCGGTGCCGGCCACCGTCGCGCGCGCGGGCGCCGTGCATTCGCGCGGCGTGTTCGCGTGGCGCGGCAAGACGATCGGCCTGCTCGACGAGGAACGCCTGTTCGACTCGCTGACGCGGAGCCTGCGATGA